From the Leptotrichia sp. oral taxon 221 genome, one window contains:
- a CDS encoding UDP-N-acetylmuramoyl-L-alanyl-D-glutamate--2,6-diaminopimelate ligase — MYKIFENIAYEELHRGKTFEIEGIEFDSRKIKENFVFVAMMGSVVDGHNFIQKAIDSGAKMVIVEKKVNVEDYKDYENVTFIFVENVRKKLGVIASNYYDYPQNKIKIIGITGTNGKTTSSYILENILEKTSRIGTTGNRILDEEFPTVNTTPESLELIKLIDESVKKGAEYFIMEVSSHALEIGRVDMLEFDSAIFTNLTQDHLDFHKTMENYFRAKKKIFKMLRKDALGVVNIDDEHGKIIYDEDNSKYLSVSIKDKNANFYGEIIEYTNDGMKIKIVAKGIEEVLDINLVGEYNLYNVLGCVASIVSLGINVEFIVEKLKHMSSVPGRFETIKNNLGARIVVDFAHTDDGLLNVGETLKDITENRVITVFGAGGDRDHDKRPKMAKAAVKFSDFIILTSDNPRTENPTDILNQIKEGLKEINFSKDKYMIIEDREEAIKYAIENVLSKGDSLLIAGKGHETYQIIGKEKKHFDDREMARKYCK; from the coding sequence ATGTATAAAATATTTGAAAATATCGCGTATGAAGAATTGCATAGAGGAAAAACATTTGAGATAGAGGGGATTGAGTTTGATTCTCGAAAAATTAAAGAAAATTTTGTGTTTGTTGCAATGATGGGGAGTGTTGTAGATGGACATAATTTTATTCAGAAGGCGATTGACAGTGGTGCCAAAATGGTTATTGTGGAAAAGAAAGTAAATGTTGAGGATTACAAAGATTATGAAAATGTTACGTTTATTTTTGTGGAAAATGTAAGGAAAAAATTAGGAGTTATTGCTTCAAATTATTATGATTATCCGCAAAATAAGATAAAAATTATTGGAATTACAGGGACAAATGGTAAGACAACATCAAGTTATATTTTAGAAAATATTTTAGAGAAAACTTCTAGAATAGGGACAACTGGAAATAGGATTTTGGATGAAGAGTTTCCAACTGTAAATACGACACCGGAATCATTGGAATTAATAAAATTGATTGATGAAAGTGTGAAAAAAGGAGCAGAATATTTTATAATGGAAGTTAGTTCACATGCTTTGGAAATTGGGCGTGTAGATATGTTGGAATTTGATTCGGCAATATTTACAAATTTAACACAGGATCATTTGGATTTTCATAAAACAATGGAAAATTATTTTAGAGCGAAGAAGAAAATTTTTAAAATGTTGAGAAAAGATGCTTTGGGTGTTGTTAATATTGATGATGAGCATGGAAAAATTATTTATGATGAAGATAATAGCAAGTATCTGTCAGTGAGTATTAAAGATAAGAATGCTAATTTTTATGGAGAAATTATCGAGTATACAAATGATGGAATGAAAATTAAAATTGTTGCAAAAGGAATAGAGGAAGTTTTAGATATTAATTTGGTTGGAGAGTATAACTTGTATAATGTGTTAGGATGTGTGGCTTCGATTGTCTCGTTGGGAATTAATGTTGAATTTATTGTTGAGAAATTGAAACATATGTCGTCTGTTCCTGGGAGATTTGAAACGATAAAAAATAATTTGGGTGCTAGAATTGTAGTTGACTTTGCTCATACTGATGACGGGTTGTTAAATGTTGGGGAAACGTTGAAGGATATTACGGAAAATAGAGTAATTACAGTATTTGGAGCAGGTGGAGATAGAGATCACGATAAGAGACCTAAAATGGCAAAAGCTGCTGTTAAATTTAGTGATTTTATAATTTTAACATCAGATAATCCACGAACTGAAAATCCGACTGATATTTTGAATCAAATTAAGGAAGGATTAAAAGAAATTAATTTTTCAAAAGATAAATATATGATTATTGAAGATAGAGAAGAAGCTATAAAATATGCGATTGAAAATGTTTTATCAAAAGGTGATAGTTTATTAATTGCTGGAAAAGGTCATGAGACTTATCAAATAATTGGGAAAGAAAAGAAACATTTTGATGATAGGGAAATGGCTAGGAAGTATTGTAAATAG
- the metF gene encoding methylenetetrahydrofolate reductase [NAD(P)H] — MKIKNIFEQKERVVSFEIFPPNKNFSEEKLKAVTAELVNLNPDFISVTYGAGGKTKGGTIEMASYIKNILNTEVLAHLTCVGSKKSEIENFMKEVKENNIQNILALRGDVPKGETEEIYDRGDFKYASELIQELKSNSDISIGAAFYPETHYQNNDLVDLFHLKNKVEKGADFLVSQLFFDNERFFSFREQAEKLDINVPLVAGIMPITNAAQIKRIVELSKCSVPKKLERILEKYGDNPESMQKAGVLYATDQIIELFANDVKGIHLYTMNKVEAARDIMNNIFFAR, encoded by the coding sequence ATGAAAATAAAAAATATTTTTGAACAAAAAGAACGTGTTGTTTCTTTTGAAATTTTTCCACCAAATAAAAATTTCTCGGAAGAAAAATTAAAAGCTGTAACAGCTGAATTAGTTAATCTAAACCCTGATTTTATTAGTGTTACTTACGGTGCTGGTGGTAAAACTAAAGGTGGTACAATTGAAATGGCTTCATATATAAAAAATATTTTGAATACTGAAGTTTTAGCTCATCTTACTTGTGTCGGAAGTAAAAAAAGCGAAATTGAAAATTTCATGAAAGAAGTTAAAGAAAATAATATTCAAAATATTTTAGCTTTAAGAGGTGATGTACCAAAAGGTGAAACTGAAGAAATCTATGATAGAGGTGATTTTAAATACGCTTCTGAATTGATTCAAGAATTAAAATCAAATTCTGATATTTCAATCGGAGCTGCATTTTATCCTGAAACTCATTACCAAAATAATGATTTAGTTGACTTGTTTCATTTAAAAAATAAAGTTGAAAAAGGTGCTGATTTCTTAGTTTCTCAACTATTTTTTGATAACGAAAGATTTTTCTCATTCAGAGAACAAGCTGAAAAATTAGATATAAACGTTCCTTTAGTGGCAGGAATTATGCCAATAACAAATGCTGCACAAATTAAAAGAATTGTAGAATTGTCAAAATGTTCTGTTCCTAAAAAATTAGAACGTATTCTTGAAAAATATGGAGATAATCCTGAATCTATGCAAAAAGCTGGTGTCCTTTACGCAACTGACCAAATTATCGAATTATTTGCAAATGATGTAAAAGGTATCCACTTATACACAATGAATAAAGTTGAAGCTGCAAGAGATATTATGAATAATATTTTTTTTGCTAGATAA
- the sufC gene encoding Fe-S cluster assembly ATPase SufC has protein sequence MSLLDLKGVKSEVEGKEILKGLDLTINKGEVHVIMGPNGAGKSTLASILVGHPKHELIGGDIIFDGEKINDLGVDERAKRGIFLSFQYPEEIPGLTVEDFLRTAKEAVTGEKQYIMQFHNELVEKMEKLHINPEYADRHLNVGFSGGEKKKNEILQMAVLEPKLAILDETDSGLDIDATKIVFEGVQKLKTDDTALLIITHYDKVLDYLKPDFVHILMNGKIVKTGRKELVEEIEQNGYGKMKEELGL, from the coding sequence ATGAGTTTATTAGATTTAAAGGGAGTTAAATCAGAAGTAGAAGGAAAAGAAATTTTAAAAGGATTAGATTTAACGATAAATAAAGGTGAGGTTCATGTTATTATGGGACCAAATGGTGCAGGGAAATCGACATTAGCAAGTATTTTAGTAGGTCATCCTAAGCATGAATTGATTGGTGGAGACATTATATTTGATGGAGAAAAAATTAATGATTTGGGAGTGGATGAAAGAGCAAAAAGAGGGATTTTCTTGTCATTCCAATATCCAGAAGAAATTCCAGGATTGACAGTGGAAGACTTTTTAAGAACAGCAAAAGAGGCTGTGACTGGAGAAAAACAATATATTATGCAATTTCATAATGAATTAGTTGAAAAAATGGAAAAATTACATATTAATCCTGAATATGCTGACAGACATTTAAATGTTGGATTTTCTGGTGGAGAAAAAAAGAAAAATGAAATTTTACAAATGGCAGTTTTAGAACCAAAATTAGCAATTTTAGATGAAACAGATTCTGGATTGGATATAGATGCGACAAAAATCGTATTTGAAGGTGTACAAAAATTAAAAACTGACGATACAGCATTATTAATTATTACTCACTATGACAAAGTGTTGGATTACTTGAAACCAGATTTTGTTCATATTTTAATGAATGGAAAAATTGTTAAAACTGGTAGAAAAGAATTAGTTGAAGAAATAGAACAAAATGGATATGGAAAAATGAAAGAGGAATTAGGATTATAA
- a CDS encoding thioredoxin family protein — MKKIKSYDELQKIIKEEKQFMLYVSMKNCSVCHVDMPKIEKISEENNFVSCNLEASEVLEAVGQLSLFAVPVVILFYEGKEFHRQAKIIDFEELEYRIGQISEKY; from the coding sequence ATGAAAAAAATTAAAAGTTATGATGAATTACAAAAAATAATAAAAGAAGAAAAACAATTTATGTTATATGTTTCAATGAAAAATTGTAGTGTTTGTCATGTGGATATGCCTAAAATTGAGAAAATATCAGAAGAGAATAATTTTGTTAGTTGTAATTTGGAAGCGTCTGAAGTTCTTGAAGCAGTAGGACAGTTGAGTTTATTTGCTGTACCAGTTGTTATATTATTTTATGAGGGGAAAGAGTTTCACAGACAAGCGAAAATTATTGATTTTGAGGAATTAGAATATAGAATTGGACAAATATCAGAAAAATATTAG
- a CDS encoding HAD family hydrolase, with translation MIKLVLLDVDGTLTDGGIYRGNNGEDIKKFNVKDGYTIVNAQKVGIEFGIITGKVSQLVKNRAEELKIKYLYQNVDDKVIILNEIMQKEKLSAEEIAYIGDDYNDLKIMKNVGLSGAPKDAAEEVLKIADFVSTKNGGEGAVRDFVEFIMKKDGKLEKFFDNIK, from the coding sequence ATGATAAAATTAGTTTTGCTAGATGTTGATGGGACATTAACTGATGGTGGGATTTATCGTGGAAATAATGGTGAAGATATAAAGAAATTCAATGTTAAAGATGGCTACACAATTGTTAATGCACAGAAGGTTGGTATTGAATTTGGGATAATTACTGGGAAAGTTTCGCAATTGGTAAAAAATCGAGCTGAGGAATTGAAAATTAAGTATTTGTACCAAAATGTGGATGATAAGGTGATTATTTTAAATGAAATAATGCAGAAAGAAAAATTGAGTGCAGAAGAAATTGCGTACATTGGTGATGATTATAATGATTTGAAAATAATGAAAAATGTCGGATTATCAGGTGCTCCCAAAGATGCAGCAGAGGAAGTGTTAAAAATAGCAGATTTTGTTTCAACCAAAAATGGTGGAGAAGGTGCAGTAAGAGATTTTGTAGAATTTATAATGAAAAAAGATGGGAAATTAGAAAAATTTTTTGATAATATAAAATAA
- a CDS encoding DegV family protein, with product MAIKYLDAKRLKIMLIGGGKWVIKHEELLNDLNVYPVPDGDTGSNMSMTMNSMITELEKHADEKISMEKLIDVVEEAVLMGARGNSGTILSQIVTGFLRGIGEKTKLLPADVAKALVSAKETAYNAVSEPIEGTILTVIRKISEKAVECAEKMDDLVAFLKELVTAGEKAVEETPELLPKLKEAGVVDAGGKGIFFLFEGFYKVTTELNLLVELQKSQVKENEFDKTIANIDHDPDKITYQYCTEFIILNGDFDTDEYKRRVLELGDSAVFAQTSKKFKTHIHTNHPGKAFEIALEYGPLEKMKVENMKLQHDNLQIFSEKDEAKIFVNDKVNKTKNAYVILADTENLKDEFLKKGADVVILGGQSKNPSVQEIMNAIDKATKKNIFVLPNNKNVITTAKLAAEKITGKNVIVQETRTMLDGYFVLKNKEEGIEEILSSSKRNYSIEITKAVRDTKIDELSIKKDDFIGLVNGKIKYSNSSLNNLVENMLAELVTENTVVATIVEGLDKDEKAKETIKNALSQVKTTFINGNQDNYYYYIYLENKDENMPEIAIVTDSTADLEKEDLEGLPIKIVPLRIDLKGELYKDGVEITKNEFWQTMLKDDLVIKTSQPSPQDFLNVYNKLFEKGYKKIISIHPSSKLSGTIQAAKVGKSLTNREDDIELVDSMGISLLQGVLVLGAAQKAVKKEGFGQILNWINNFRTKGKLLMIVPDLKYLEKGGRIGKAGSAIAGAIHLKPVLTINQGEIAVEKKVLGERNAQKYIEKYVEKEAKKQSLIVATGWGGNPSELDSIVKIYSELENNSKINPLILNRQVGAVIGSHAGPVYGIFMFPRLN from the coding sequence ATGGCAATAAAATATTTAGACGCCAAGAGATTAAAAATAATGCTTATTGGTGGAGGAAAATGGGTTATAAAACATGAGGAGTTATTGAATGATTTGAATGTATATCCGGTTCCAGATGGGGATACAGGAAGCAATATGTCAATGACAATGAATTCAATGATAACAGAATTAGAAAAACATGCAGACGAAAAAATATCAATGGAAAAATTAATTGATGTAGTAGAAGAAGCTGTATTAATGGGAGCTAGAGGAAATTCTGGGACAATTTTATCACAAATAGTAACAGGATTTTTAAGAGGAATTGGAGAAAAAACAAAATTACTACCTGCTGATGTTGCCAAAGCATTAGTAAGTGCAAAAGAAACAGCTTATAATGCAGTTAGTGAACCAATCGAAGGGACAATTCTTACAGTAATTAGAAAAATTTCTGAAAAAGCTGTAGAATGTGCTGAAAAGATGGATGATTTGGTAGCTTTCTTAAAAGAACTTGTTACTGCTGGAGAAAAAGCAGTAGAAGAAACACCAGAATTATTACCAAAATTGAAAGAAGCTGGGGTTGTAGATGCTGGAGGAAAAGGAATATTTTTCCTATTTGAAGGATTTTACAAAGTGACAACAGAGTTGAATTTATTGGTTGAATTGCAAAAATCACAAGTAAAAGAAAATGAATTTGACAAAACAATAGCAAATATTGATCACGATCCAGATAAAATAACTTACCAATATTGTACAGAATTTATAATTTTAAATGGAGATTTTGATACAGATGAATATAAAAGAAGAGTATTAGAATTAGGAGATTCGGCAGTTTTTGCACAAACTTCAAAAAAATTCAAAACACATATTCATACAAACCATCCTGGAAAGGCTTTTGAAATAGCACTTGAATATGGACCGCTTGAAAAAATGAAAGTTGAAAATATGAAATTGCAACATGATAATTTACAAATTTTCAGTGAAAAAGATGAAGCTAAAATTTTTGTGAACGATAAAGTTAATAAAACTAAAAATGCTTACGTTATTTTAGCTGATACAGAAAATTTGAAAGATGAATTTTTGAAAAAAGGTGCAGATGTAGTAATTTTAGGTGGACAAAGTAAAAATCCAAGTGTTCAAGAAATAATGAACGCTATTGATAAAGCAACTAAAAAAAATATTTTTGTATTACCAAATAATAAAAATGTTATTACAACAGCAAAATTAGCAGCTGAAAAAATAACTGGTAAAAATGTAATTGTTCAAGAAACAAGAACTATGTTAGACGGATATTTTGTGTTAAAAAATAAAGAAGAAGGTATAGAAGAAATTCTAAGTTCTTCAAAAAGAAATTATTCTATCGAAATTACAAAAGCTGTAAGAGATACAAAAATAGATGAGTTGAGCATTAAAAAAGATGATTTCATCGGTTTAGTAAATGGAAAAATAAAATATTCAAATTCATCGTTAAATAATTTAGTTGAAAATATGTTGGCAGAATTAGTGACTGAAAATACGGTTGTAGCCACTATTGTTGAAGGTTTAGATAAAGATGAAAAAGCGAAAGAAACAATAAAAAATGCGTTATCACAAGTAAAAACAACATTCATCAATGGAAATCAAGATAATTATTATTACTATATTTATCTTGAAAATAAAGATGAAAATATGCCTGAAATTGCGATAGTTACTGACTCTACAGCTGATTTGGAAAAAGAAGATTTAGAAGGATTACCTATAAAAATTGTTCCATTGAGAATTGATTTGAAAGGTGAATTATATAAAGATGGAGTAGAAATCACTAAAAATGAATTTTGGCAAACAATGTTAAAAGATGATTTAGTTATAAAAACATCTCAACCATCACCACAAGATTTCTTAAATGTGTACAATAAATTATTTGAAAAAGGTTACAAAAAAATAATTTCGATACATCCATCTTCTAAATTAAGTGGAACTATTCAAGCTGCAAAAGTAGGAAAATCATTGACAAATAGAGAAGATGATATTGAATTAGTTGATAGCATGGGTATTTCGCTACTTCAAGGAGTTTTAGTATTAGGAGCTGCACAAAAAGCTGTTAAAAAAGAAGGATTTGGACAAATTTTAAACTGGATCAATAATTTTAGAACAAAAGGTAAATTATTAATGATAGTGCCTGATTTAAAATACTTGGAAAAAGGTGGAAGAATTGGAAAAGCTGGTTCAGCAATTGCTGGAGCAATACACTTAAAACCTGTGTTGACAATTAATCAAGGAGAAATTGCAGTTGAGAAAAAAGTTTTAGGTGAAAGAAATGCACAAAAATACATTGAAAAATATGTTGAAAAAGAAGCTAAAAAACAAAGTTTAATAGTAGCAACTGGTTGGGGAGGAAATCCAAGCGAATTGGATAGCATCGTAAAGATTTATTCAGAATTAGAAAATAATTCAAAAATAAATCCATTGATCTTAAACAGACAAGTTGGTGCTGTAATTGGATCTCATGCAGGTCCTGTTTATGGAATTTTTATGTTCCCAAGATTGAATTAA